The Coffea arabica cultivar ET-39 chromosome 1e, Coffea Arabica ET-39 HiFi, whole genome shotgun sequence genome has a window encoding:
- the LOC113709918 gene encoding uncharacterized protein produces the protein MAKRELSSTLKNLKFMQRVAQKEDKAKKEEEEKELVPDGNFPSRSGSQKCVIIMEGDPQPGAIRGRMSFLNFNPSIDKLNDEASNSVQPEAPSTSSGRERETNTDRGDGSPQVGLENEELENSGCGSNGDLKRKTADGYEPQYPNKSQKSIQGDERSSPHNNRTPHKQPKREKLDWNVLMPPKSRSKGK, from the exons ATGGCTAAGCGGGAGCTGTCAAGTACTCTAAAAAACTTGAAG TTTATGCAAAGGGTAGCTCAGAAAGAggataaagctaagaaagaagaggaagaaaaagaacTTGTACCTGATGGAAATTTCCCTTCCCGTAGTGGCTCCCAAAAATG TGTTATCATTATGGAAGGAGATCCCCAACCTGGAGCGATCAGAGGCCGGATGTCATTTCTAAATTTTAATCCTTCTATAGAT AAACTGAATGATGAAGCATCAAATTCAGTTCAACCTGAGGCCCCATCTACCAGTTCAGGCAGAGAAAGAGAAACTAATACAGATCG AGGAGATGGCTCTCCCCAAGTTGGGCTTGAGAACGAAGAACTAGAAAATTCGGGCTGCGGTTCCAATGGAGATCTCAAACGGAAAACGGCAGATGGGTATGAGCCACAGTATCCAAATAAATCACAGAAAAGTATTCAAGGTGATGAACGGTCATCTCCTCACAATAATCGCACTCCTCATAAGCAGCCTAAGCGGGAGAAGCTGGACTGGAATGTTCTAATGCCTCCGAAATCACGAAGCAAAGGAAAGTAA
- the LOC113709923 gene encoding uncharacterized protein isoform X6, producing MPPSALDRLAYLQIEYPMLFELSNPSAGRVSHCGVLEFVADEGLVYIPYWMMENMLLQEGDIVHIKNASLSKGTYVKLQPHTTDFLGVSNPKAILETTLRNYSCLTTGDTIMVAYNNKKFYIDIVETKPSAAISIIETDCEVDFAPPLDYKEPEKPEKPSLSNKVPPEVDEEPAKKIPKFNPFSGSSRRLDGRPALQSPPSTFSPVPKQQHKEDTGGTNVLTSSASTSRQFSGKLVFGSNVENSSSGKQKAASKENNEDSVPKAEAKFQAFTGKKYSLKD from the exons ATGCCTCCTTCAGCTCTTGATCGTCTTG CTTACCTACAGATTGAATATCCTATGTTATTTGAACTGAGTAACCCCTCTGCTGGTAGAGTTTCTCACTGCGGGGTGCTAGAATTCGTTGCAGATGAAGGCCTTGTATACATACCTTATTGG ATGATGGAAAACATGCTTCTGCAAGAGGGGGACATTGTGCACATCAAGAATGCCAGTTTGTCTAAGGGAACATATGTGAAGTTGCAGCCTCACACCACAGACTTCTTAGGTGTATCCAATCCAAAAGCAAT CTTGGAGACAACTTTAAGGAACTACTCTTGTTTAACAACTGGTGATACCATCATGGTTGCGTATAACAATAAGAAGTTTTACATCGACATAGTAGAAACAAAGCCCTCCGCAGCAATTAGCATTATTGAAACTGACTGTGAAGTTGATTTTGCCCCTCCTTTGGATTATAAAGAACCGGAAAAGCCAGAAAAGCCTTCCCTGTCTAACAAGGTGCCGCCAGAAG TGGATGAAGAGCCAGCCAAGAAAATACCGAAGTTCAACCCATTTAGTGGTTCATCAAGACGCTTGGATGGAAGACCTGCATTGCAGTCACCTCCATCAACTTTCTCTCCTGTGCCCAAACAGCAGCATAAAGAGGATACTGGCGGGACAAATGTTCTAACTTCATCTGCTTCTACCTCACGCCAGTTTTCGGGGAAACTTGTTTTTGGTTCAAATGTGGAAAATTCTTCAAgtggaaaacaaaaa GCTGCCTCAAAGGAGAACAATGAAGATTCTGTTCCGAAGGCTGAAGCAAAATTCCAAGCATTCACAGGGAAGAAGTATTCACTGAAAGACTAA
- the LOC113709923 gene encoding uncharacterized protein isoform X4 — MVTVQPFNSITVVTQFLSLKSPIWKRVIKIEYPMLFELSNPSAGRVSHCGVLEFVADEGLVYIPYWMMENMLLQEGDIVHIKNASLSKGTYVKLQPHTTDFLGVSNPKAILETTLRNYSCLTTGDTIMVAYNNKKFYIDIVETKPSAAISIIETDCEVDFAPPLDYKEPEKPEKPSLSNKVPPEVDEEPAKKIPKFNPFSGSSRRLDGRPALQSPPSTFSPVPKQQHKEDTGGTNVLTSSASTSRQFSGKLVFGSNVENSSSGKQKAASKENNEDSVPKAEAKFQAFTGKKYSLKD, encoded by the exons ATGGTGACAGTTCAGCCTTTCAACAGCATTACCGTTGTTACCCAGTTTCTTTCATTGAAAAG TCCCATCTGGAAAAGGGTGATAAAA ATTGAATATCCTATGTTATTTGAACTGAGTAACCCCTCTGCTGGTAGAGTTTCTCACTGCGGGGTGCTAGAATTCGTTGCAGATGAAGGCCTTGTATACATACCTTATTGG ATGATGGAAAACATGCTTCTGCAAGAGGGGGACATTGTGCACATCAAGAATGCCAGTTTGTCTAAGGGAACATATGTGAAGTTGCAGCCTCACACCACAGACTTCTTAGGTGTATCCAATCCAAAAGCAAT CTTGGAGACAACTTTAAGGAACTACTCTTGTTTAACAACTGGTGATACCATCATGGTTGCGTATAACAATAAGAAGTTTTACATCGACATAGTAGAAACAAAGCCCTCCGCAGCAATTAGCATTATTGAAACTGACTGTGAAGTTGATTTTGCCCCTCCTTTGGATTATAAAGAACCGGAAAAGCCAGAAAAGCCTTCCCTGTCTAACAAGGTGCCGCCAGAAG TGGATGAAGAGCCAGCCAAGAAAATACCGAAGTTCAACCCATTTAGTGGTTCATCAAGACGCTTGGATGGAAGACCTGCATTGCAGTCACCTCCATCAACTTTCTCTCCTGTGCCCAAACAGCAGCATAAAGAGGATACTGGCGGGACAAATGTTCTAACTTCATCTGCTTCTACCTCACGCCAGTTTTCGGGGAAACTTGTTTTTGGTTCAAATGTGGAAAATTCTTCAAgtggaaaacaaaaa GCTGCCTCAAAGGAGAACAATGAAGATTCTGTTCCGAAGGCTGAAGCAAAATTCCAAGCATTCACAGGGAAGAAGTATTCACTGAAAGACTAA
- the LOC113709923 gene encoding uncharacterized protein isoform X2: MVTVQPFNSITVVTQFLSLKSSKCWVVWFTSFTLIFCSPIWKRVIKIEYPMLFELSNPSAGRVSHCGVLEFVADEGLVYIPYWMMENMLLQEGDIVHIKNASLSKGTYVKLQPHTTDFLGVSNPKAILETTLRNYSCLTTGDTIMVAYNNKKFYIDIVETKPSAAISIIETDCEVDFAPPLDYKEPEKPEKPSLSNKVPPEVDEEPAKKIPKFNPFSGSSRRLDGRPALQSPPSTFSPVPKQQHKEDTGGTNVLTSSASTSRQFSGKLVFGSNVENSSSGKQKAASKENNEDSVPKAEAKFQAFTGKKYSLKD; encoded by the exons ATGGTGACAGTTCAGCCTTTCAACAGCATTACCGTTGTTACCCAGTTTCTTTCATTGAAAAG CTCTAAATGTTGGGTTGTGTGGTTTACTTCTTTTACTTTGATCTTTTGCAGTCCCATCTGGAAAAGGGTGATAAAA ATTGAATATCCTATGTTATTTGAACTGAGTAACCCCTCTGCTGGTAGAGTTTCTCACTGCGGGGTGCTAGAATTCGTTGCAGATGAAGGCCTTGTATACATACCTTATTGG ATGATGGAAAACATGCTTCTGCAAGAGGGGGACATTGTGCACATCAAGAATGCCAGTTTGTCTAAGGGAACATATGTGAAGTTGCAGCCTCACACCACAGACTTCTTAGGTGTATCCAATCCAAAAGCAAT CTTGGAGACAACTTTAAGGAACTACTCTTGTTTAACAACTGGTGATACCATCATGGTTGCGTATAACAATAAGAAGTTTTACATCGACATAGTAGAAACAAAGCCCTCCGCAGCAATTAGCATTATTGAAACTGACTGTGAAGTTGATTTTGCCCCTCCTTTGGATTATAAAGAACCGGAAAAGCCAGAAAAGCCTTCCCTGTCTAACAAGGTGCCGCCAGAAG TGGATGAAGAGCCAGCCAAGAAAATACCGAAGTTCAACCCATTTAGTGGTTCATCAAGACGCTTGGATGGAAGACCTGCATTGCAGTCACCTCCATCAACTTTCTCTCCTGTGCCCAAACAGCAGCATAAAGAGGATACTGGCGGGACAAATGTTCTAACTTCATCTGCTTCTACCTCACGCCAGTTTTCGGGGAAACTTGTTTTTGGTTCAAATGTGGAAAATTCTTCAAgtggaaaacaaaaa GCTGCCTCAAAGGAGAACAATGAAGATTCTGTTCCGAAGGCTGAAGCAAAATTCCAAGCATTCACAGGGAAGAAGTATTCACTGAAAGACTAA
- the LOC113709923 gene encoding uncharacterized protein isoform X1, translating to MNSDHNHGDSSAFQQHYRCYPVSFIEKSHLEKGDKIIMPPSALDRLAYLQIEYPMLFELSNPSAGRVSHCGVLEFVADEGLVYIPYWMMENMLLQEGDIVHIKNASLSKGTYVKLQPHTTDFLGVSNPKAILETTLRNYSCLTTGDTIMVAYNNKKFYIDIVETKPSAAISIIETDCEVDFAPPLDYKEPEKPEKPSLSNKVPPEVDEEPAKKIPKFNPFSGSSRRLDGRPALQSPPSTFSPVPKQQHKEDTGGTNVLTSSASTSRQFSGKLVFGSNVENSSSGKQKAASKENNEDSVPKAEAKFQAFTGKKYSLKD from the exons ATG AATTCTGATCATAATCATGGTGACAGTTCAGCCTTTCAACAGCATTACCGTTGTTACCCAGTTTCTTTCATTGAAAAG TCCCATCTGGAAAAGGGTGATAAAA TTATAATGCCTCCTTCAGCTCTTGATCGTCTTG CTTACCTACAGATTGAATATCCTATGTTATTTGAACTGAGTAACCCCTCTGCTGGTAGAGTTTCTCACTGCGGGGTGCTAGAATTCGTTGCAGATGAAGGCCTTGTATACATACCTTATTGG ATGATGGAAAACATGCTTCTGCAAGAGGGGGACATTGTGCACATCAAGAATGCCAGTTTGTCTAAGGGAACATATGTGAAGTTGCAGCCTCACACCACAGACTTCTTAGGTGTATCCAATCCAAAAGCAAT CTTGGAGACAACTTTAAGGAACTACTCTTGTTTAACAACTGGTGATACCATCATGGTTGCGTATAACAATAAGAAGTTTTACATCGACATAGTAGAAACAAAGCCCTCCGCAGCAATTAGCATTATTGAAACTGACTGTGAAGTTGATTTTGCCCCTCCTTTGGATTATAAAGAACCGGAAAAGCCAGAAAAGCCTTCCCTGTCTAACAAGGTGCCGCCAGAAG TGGATGAAGAGCCAGCCAAGAAAATACCGAAGTTCAACCCATTTAGTGGTTCATCAAGACGCTTGGATGGAAGACCTGCATTGCAGTCACCTCCATCAACTTTCTCTCCTGTGCCCAAACAGCAGCATAAAGAGGATACTGGCGGGACAAATGTTCTAACTTCATCTGCTTCTACCTCACGCCAGTTTTCGGGGAAACTTGTTTTTGGTTCAAATGTGGAAAATTCTTCAAgtggaaaacaaaaa GCTGCCTCAAAGGAGAACAATGAAGATTCTGTTCCGAAGGCTGAAGCAAAATTCCAAGCATTCACAGGGAAGAAGTATTCACTGAAAGACTAA
- the LOC113709923 gene encoding uncharacterized protein isoform X7, with the protein MNSDHNHGDSSAFQQHYRCYPVSFIEKMMENMLLQEGDIVHIKNASLSKGTYVKLQPHTTDFLGVSNPKAILETTLRNYSCLTTGDTIMVAYNNKKFYIDIVETKPSAAISIIETDCEVDFAPPLDYKEPEKPEKPSLSNKVPPEVDEEPAKKIPKFNPFSGSSRRLDGRPALQSPPSTFSPVPKQQHKEDTGGTNVLTSSASTSRQFSGKLVFGSNVENSSSGKQKAASKENNEDSVPKAEAKFQAFTGKKYSLKD; encoded by the exons ATG AATTCTGATCATAATCATGGTGACAGTTCAGCCTTTCAACAGCATTACCGTTGTTACCCAGTTTCTTTCATTGAAAAG ATGATGGAAAACATGCTTCTGCAAGAGGGGGACATTGTGCACATCAAGAATGCCAGTTTGTCTAAGGGAACATATGTGAAGTTGCAGCCTCACACCACAGACTTCTTAGGTGTATCCAATCCAAAAGCAAT CTTGGAGACAACTTTAAGGAACTACTCTTGTTTAACAACTGGTGATACCATCATGGTTGCGTATAACAATAAGAAGTTTTACATCGACATAGTAGAAACAAAGCCCTCCGCAGCAATTAGCATTATTGAAACTGACTGTGAAGTTGATTTTGCCCCTCCTTTGGATTATAAAGAACCGGAAAAGCCAGAAAAGCCTTCCCTGTCTAACAAGGTGCCGCCAGAAG TGGATGAAGAGCCAGCCAAGAAAATACCGAAGTTCAACCCATTTAGTGGTTCATCAAGACGCTTGGATGGAAGACCTGCATTGCAGTCACCTCCATCAACTTTCTCTCCTGTGCCCAAACAGCAGCATAAAGAGGATACTGGCGGGACAAATGTTCTAACTTCATCTGCTTCTACCTCACGCCAGTTTTCGGGGAAACTTGTTTTTGGTTCAAATGTGGAAAATTCTTCAAgtggaaaacaaaaa GCTGCCTCAAAGGAGAACAATGAAGATTCTGTTCCGAAGGCTGAAGCAAAATTCCAAGCATTCACAGGGAAGAAGTATTCACTGAAAGACTAA
- the LOC113709923 gene encoding uncharacterized protein isoform X3 — MLGCVVYFFYFDLLQSHLEKGDKIIMPPSALDRLAYLQIEYPMLFELSNPSAGRVSHCGVLEFVADEGLVYIPYWMMENMLLQEGDIVHIKNASLSKGTYVKLQPHTTDFLGVSNPKAILETTLRNYSCLTTGDTIMVAYNNKKFYIDIVETKPSAAISIIETDCEVDFAPPLDYKEPEKPEKPSLSNKVPPEVDEEPAKKIPKFNPFSGSSRRLDGRPALQSPPSTFSPVPKQQHKEDTGGTNVLTSSASTSRQFSGKLVFGSNVENSSSGKQKAASKENNEDSVPKAEAKFQAFTGKKYSLKD, encoded by the exons ATGTTGGGTTGTGTGGTTTACTTCTTTTACTTTGATCTTTTGCAGTCCCATCTGGAAAAGGGTGATAAAA TTATAATGCCTCCTTCAGCTCTTGATCGTCTTG CTTACCTACAGATTGAATATCCTATGTTATTTGAACTGAGTAACCCCTCTGCTGGTAGAGTTTCTCACTGCGGGGTGCTAGAATTCGTTGCAGATGAAGGCCTTGTATACATACCTTATTGG ATGATGGAAAACATGCTTCTGCAAGAGGGGGACATTGTGCACATCAAGAATGCCAGTTTGTCTAAGGGAACATATGTGAAGTTGCAGCCTCACACCACAGACTTCTTAGGTGTATCCAATCCAAAAGCAAT CTTGGAGACAACTTTAAGGAACTACTCTTGTTTAACAACTGGTGATACCATCATGGTTGCGTATAACAATAAGAAGTTTTACATCGACATAGTAGAAACAAAGCCCTCCGCAGCAATTAGCATTATTGAAACTGACTGTGAAGTTGATTTTGCCCCTCCTTTGGATTATAAAGAACCGGAAAAGCCAGAAAAGCCTTCCCTGTCTAACAAGGTGCCGCCAGAAG TGGATGAAGAGCCAGCCAAGAAAATACCGAAGTTCAACCCATTTAGTGGTTCATCAAGACGCTTGGATGGAAGACCTGCATTGCAGTCACCTCCATCAACTTTCTCTCCTGTGCCCAAACAGCAGCATAAAGAGGATACTGGCGGGACAAATGTTCTAACTTCATCTGCTTCTACCTCACGCCAGTTTTCGGGGAAACTTGTTTTTGGTTCAAATGTGGAAAATTCTTCAAgtggaaaacaaaaa GCTGCCTCAAAGGAGAACAATGAAGATTCTGTTCCGAAGGCTGAAGCAAAATTCCAAGCATTCACAGGGAAGAAGTATTCACTGAAAGACTAA
- the LOC113709909 gene encoding scarecrow-like protein 30, protein MDTLVEPFPFSGNIYDLNYRSMSAHHEQNEVDEYKFDRGSEDFSDASNGSPPPDASSPSGSDGNPPVQGDSNDPMLKFINEMLMEEDDLTNKPCMFHDCSALLAAEKSFYDVLTEPKPGPSFFSCYQNAESPNDDSSQSCYSQSSVCSSSDVNPSVESNWVGNQMGLESAVIQPSHVDLVPQSILLSNQQLLSSTNDFLDAAHRLDESWMSLLRMSDSSSQRPLDLKAWGSKGEVYGLLPQGDSFSNSTFESQNNTSNAAAVVEKSVRYHSSNGPSSKKNHGRDDSDDAEEHRSNKQLASSADESVPLERYDNVLLCPNLNPHLQPEPVFSSSEKALKDEARNKLQQTERSKASTRGRPRGGKKQGTKREVVDLRALLVQCAQAVANFDIRTSNELLARIRQHSSAHGDGMERLAHYFAIALEARLAGTGTTLYTDYRKRRISAADILNGYQMFVSAIPFKKVSNIFANKNIGKLAAGATRLHIIDFGILYGFQWPCLIQRLSVRPEGPPALCITGIDLPQPGLRPAERVEETGLRLARYCERFGVPFEFRPIAKKWDTIKLEDLKINGDEVLVVNCVERLANVPDETVVENSPRDAVLNLIKRIRPNMFIQSVINGTYNSPFFVTRFREALFHFSSVFDMFEATVLRENQDRALFEREIYARDALNVIACEGTERVERPETYKQWQVRNLRAGFRQLPLDQEIVKIIRGKVKSHYHRDFSVDEDGKWMLQGWKGRVSQAISCWEPVDEQ, encoded by the coding sequence ATGGATACTCTTGTCGAACCATTCCCGTTTTCTGGGAATATCTACGATCTCAATTATCGCTCAATGTCGGCTCATCATGAACAAAATGAAGTGGATGAATACAAATTCGATCGTGGTTCTGAGGATTTCTCTGATGCTTCAAATGGTTCGCCCCCGCCTGATGCATCTTCCCCCTCTGGCTCAGATGGGAATCCTCCTGTGCAGGGGGATTCTAACGATCCCATGCTGAAGTTCATAAACGAGATGCTTATGGAAGAGGATGACTTGACTAATAAGCCTTGCATGTTTCATGATTGCTCAGCTCTCCTAGCTGCTGAGAAGTCCTTCTATGATGTCCTTACTGAACCCAAGCCCGgcccttcttttttctcttgttaTCAAAATGCTGAAAGCCCAAATGATGATTCCTCCCAAAGTTGTTATAGTCAAAGTAGTGTATGTAGTTCCTCTGATGTTAATCCTTCTGTTGAGTCCAATTGGGTTGGCAATCAAATGGGGCTAGAATCCGCTGTTATTCAACCTTCTCATGTCGACCTCGTCCCTCAGTCCATTTTACTGTCAAATCAGCAGTTATTGAGCTCTACGAACGACTTCCTTGACGCTGCTCATAGACTGGATGAGTCTTGGATGAGTCTATTGCGGATGTCTGATTCGTCTAGCCAGAGACCCTTGGATTTGAAAGCTTGGGGAAGTAAAGGAGAAGTATATGGTCTACTTCCTCAAGGCGATAGTTTTTCCAACTCCACATTCGAATCACAGAACAATACCTCAAATGCTGCAGCAGTGGTGGAAAAATCTGTGAGATATCATTCTTCAAATGGTCCAAGCTCGAAGAAGAATCACGGGAGAGATGATAGTGATGATGCAGAAGAACATAGAAGTAACAAACAGTTAGCAAGTTCTGCTGATGAATCTGTACCACTGGAGCGGTATGACAACGTGCTGCTTTGTCCCAATTTGAATCCTCATTTACAACCAGAACCTGTCTTTAGTTCATCAGAAAAAGCTTTGAAAGATGAAGCAAGGAATAAGTTACAACAGACTGAACGATCAAAGGCATCCACCCGAGGAAGACCTCGTGGAGGTAAGAAACAAGGAACCAAAAGGGAAGTGGTGGATCTGAGGGCTCTTCTGGTTCAGTGTGCCCAAGCAGTGGCTAATTTTGACATCCGGACCTCCAATGAGCTGCTGGCTCGAATTAGGCAGCACTCTTCTGCTCATGGTGATGGCATGGAAAGGTTGGCCCATTATTTTGCTATTGCTCTTGAAGCACGCTTGGCTGGGACTGGGACGACATTGTATACAGATTATAGGAAAAGAAGGATTTCGGCTGCTGACATTTTAAACGGATACCAGATGTTTGTTTCTGCTATACCATTCAAGAAGGTGTCAAATATTTTTGCAAACAAAAACATTGGGAAACTAGCCGCTGGGGCAACAAGACTTCACATTATTGATTTTGGCATTCTGTATGGTTTCCAGTGGCCCTGCCTTATCCAGCGTCTCTCTGTAAGACCTGAAGGACCTCCAGCTCTTTGCATTACAGGAATAGATCTACCCCAACCAGGTCTTCGTCCAGCAGAGAGGGTTGAGGAAACAGGGCTTCGCTTAGCAAGGTACTGTGAGAGATTTGGTGTCCCTTTTGAGTTCCGTCCCATAGCAAAGAAGTGGGACACCATCAAACTTGAAGATCTCAAGATCAACGGAGATGAGGTGCTTGTTGTGAATTGTGTGGAGCGGCTTGCAAATGTACCGGATGAGACGGTAGTGGAGAACAGCCCGAGGGATGCAGTTTTAAACTTGATCAAGAGGATTCGTCCTAATATGTTTATCCAGAGTGTTATAAACGGCACTTACAATTCCCCTTTCTTTGTCACGCGATTTCGAGAAGCCCTTTTTCACTTCTCATCTGTGTTTGATATGTTTGAAGCTACTGTTCTGCGTGAGAATCAGGACAGGGCCCTTTTTGAGCGAGAGATTTATGCAAGGGATGCTTTGAATGTGATAGCTTGTGAAGGAACGGAAAGGGTTGAGAGGCCGGAGACGTATAAGCAGTGGCAAGTAAGGAACCTAAGAGCAGGGTTCAGGCAGCTCCCACTTGATCAGGAAATTGTGAAGATTATTCGCGGCAAGGTCAAATCGCATTACCATAGGGATTTCTCAGTGGATGAGGATGGCAAGTGGATGCTACAAGGATGGAAAGGTCGAGTCTCTCAGGCTATCTCCTGCTGGGAGCCCGTGGACGAGCAATGA
- the LOC113709923 gene encoding uncharacterized protein isoform X5, with the protein MNSDHNHGDSSAFQQHYRCYPVSFIEKIEYPMLFELSNPSAGRVSHCGVLEFVADEGLVYIPYWMMENMLLQEGDIVHIKNASLSKGTYVKLQPHTTDFLGVSNPKAILETTLRNYSCLTTGDTIMVAYNNKKFYIDIVETKPSAAISIIETDCEVDFAPPLDYKEPEKPEKPSLSNKVPPEVDEEPAKKIPKFNPFSGSSRRLDGRPALQSPPSTFSPVPKQQHKEDTGGTNVLTSSASTSRQFSGKLVFGSNVENSSSGKQKAASKENNEDSVPKAEAKFQAFTGKKYSLKD; encoded by the exons ATG AATTCTGATCATAATCATGGTGACAGTTCAGCCTTTCAACAGCATTACCGTTGTTACCCAGTTTCTTTCATTGAAAAG ATTGAATATCCTATGTTATTTGAACTGAGTAACCCCTCTGCTGGTAGAGTTTCTCACTGCGGGGTGCTAGAATTCGTTGCAGATGAAGGCCTTGTATACATACCTTATTGG ATGATGGAAAACATGCTTCTGCAAGAGGGGGACATTGTGCACATCAAGAATGCCAGTTTGTCTAAGGGAACATATGTGAAGTTGCAGCCTCACACCACAGACTTCTTAGGTGTATCCAATCCAAAAGCAAT CTTGGAGACAACTTTAAGGAACTACTCTTGTTTAACAACTGGTGATACCATCATGGTTGCGTATAACAATAAGAAGTTTTACATCGACATAGTAGAAACAAAGCCCTCCGCAGCAATTAGCATTATTGAAACTGACTGTGAAGTTGATTTTGCCCCTCCTTTGGATTATAAAGAACCGGAAAAGCCAGAAAAGCCTTCCCTGTCTAACAAGGTGCCGCCAGAAG TGGATGAAGAGCCAGCCAAGAAAATACCGAAGTTCAACCCATTTAGTGGTTCATCAAGACGCTTGGATGGAAGACCTGCATTGCAGTCACCTCCATCAACTTTCTCTCCTGTGCCCAAACAGCAGCATAAAGAGGATACTGGCGGGACAAATGTTCTAACTTCATCTGCTTCTACCTCACGCCAGTTTTCGGGGAAACTTGTTTTTGGTTCAAATGTGGAAAATTCTTCAAgtggaaaacaaaaa GCTGCCTCAAAGGAGAACAATGAAGATTCTGTTCCGAAGGCTGAAGCAAAATTCCAAGCATTCACAGGGAAGAAGTATTCACTGAAAGACTAA